One window of the Rosa rugosa chromosome 3, drRosRugo1.1, whole genome shotgun sequence genome contains the following:
- the LOC133740071 gene encoding putative laccase-9 codes for MKHQKTCPLSTTELLVFLFLIVQFLSLLVQAEVHYYDFIVREKNYTRLCETKSILVVNDSFPGPEIRVHKGDTVYVNVHNQGDYALTIHWHGIKQPRNPWSDGPSYITQCPIPPGTNFTYEVLLSIEEGTVWWHAHSDWTRATVHGAFVILPAIGTTFPFPQPDEDEVLIIASWYTGDIKELIDESIQNGTDLPHSDAYTLNGQPGDFCACSYGTAYRRIVDYGKTYLLRIVNGNMNAEHFFAVAEHSLTVVGLDGAYIKPINTAYIVISPGQTMDVLLVANQSLGQYYMAIRQYSSENPSTVNFDHANVTAILEYRGDYTYETSPAFPSTLPMYLDKIAALNFTYQLRSLATPEYPVNVPLHITTRMYITVSMNVLPCDHTGCEIPENIVSSLNNVSWVDTKPTTNVLQAYYRNISGAYESNFPDQPPLFYNFTADSVPDYYDYTAQGTKVKVLNYNESVEIVFQGTNVMDGSVNHPMHMHGYSFYVVGYGFGNFDNETDPKGYNLVDPPEVTTFGVPKSGWLAIRFKATNPGVWFWHCHFERHLTWGMDTAFIVKNGDTPKTSIRGPPTYMPPCIIPLNSRVHSYGEFIEEKRE; via the exons ATGAAACACCAAAAGACATGCCCATTGTCAACTACCGAGCTTCTGGTGTTTCTGTTTCTTATAGTGCAGTTCCTCTCCCTGCTGGTTCAAGCCGAAGTccattactatgattttatt GTAAGGGAGAAAAATTACACGAGGCTGTGTGAGACAAAGAGCATTTTAGTTGTGAATGATAGTTTCCCAGGACCGGAGATACGTGTTCACAAAGGTGATACAGTTTATGTCAACGTGCATAACCAAGGAGATTATGCACTCACCATTCACTG GCATGGGATAAAGCAACCACGAAATCCATGGTCAGATGGTCCATCTTACATCACACAGTGTCCAATCCCACCTGGAACAAACTTCACCTATGAAGTATTATTGTCCATAGAAGAAGGAACTGTATGGTGGCATGCACATAGTGATTGGACTAGAGCTACTGTTCATGGTGCTTTTGTTATCTTGCCTGCTATTGGAACCACATTCCCATTTCCGCAACCTGATGAAGACGAAGTTCTTATAATTG CATCTTGGTACACAGGAGATATAAAAGAACTTATTGATGAGTCCATACAAAATGGTACCGACTTACCCCATTCAGATGCTTACACATTAAATGGGCAGCCAGGAGATTTTTGTGCATGCTCCTATG GAACAGCGTACCGTCGTATAGTGGATTACGGCAAGACATATCTTCTTCGTATAGTCAACGGAAACATGAATGCAGAACACTTCTTTGCCGTTGCAGAGCATAGTCTCACTGTGGTTGGACTAGATGGAGCCTACATAAAACCCATAAACACTGCCTACATAGTCATAAGTCCTGGACAAACGATGGATGTCTTGCTAGTAGCAAACCAGTCTCTTGGCCAATATTATATGGCTATTAGACAATACTCAAGTGAGAACCCTTCAACCGTTAACTTTGACCATGCAAATGTTACTGCAATCCTTGAATACAGAGGCGACTATACATATGAGACATCTCCTGCATTTCCATCTACTCTTCCTATGTACTTGGACAAAATAGCAGCACTCAATTTCACATACCAACTTAGAAGCTTGGCTACTCCAGAGTACCCTGTAAATGTTCCACTCCACATCACTACTAGAATGTATATTACAGTGTCGATGAATGTACTTCCTTGTGACCATACAGGTTGTGAAATACCTGAGAATATTGTTTCAAGCCTAAATAATGTTAGTTGGGTCGACACAAAACCAACTACAAATGTCTTGCAGGCCTACTACAG GAACATAAGCGGGGCTTATGAATCAAATTTCCCCGACCAGCCGCCTTTGTTTTATAATTTTACAGCAGATTCTGTCCCCGACTATTATGATTACACAGCACAAGGGACAAAGGTGAAAGTGTTGAACTATAATGAATCGGTTGAAATTGTGTTCCAAGGGACTAATGTGATGGACGGTTCTGTCAATCATCCAATGCATATGCATGGATATAGCTTTTATGTGGTTGGATATGGTTTTGGAAATTTTGACAATGAGACTGATCCGAAGGGGTATAATTTGGTAGATCCTCCTGAAGTAACTACCTTTGGAGTTCCCAAAAGTGGATGGTTAGCAATTAGATTCAAAGCAACTAATCCTG GGGTGTGGTTTTGGCATTGTCATTTCGAGAGACACTTAACTTGGGGTATGGACACTGCTTTTATAGTGAAAAATGGGGACACTCCGAAGACTAGCATTCGCGGGCCACCAACTTACATGCCCCCATGtattattccattgaattctcGTGTCCACAGCTATGGTGAATTTATTGAAGAGAAAAGAGAGTAA